A region from the Lolium perenne isolate Kyuss_39 chromosome 4, Kyuss_2.0, whole genome shotgun sequence genome encodes:
- the LOC127331581 gene encoding bidirectional sugar transporter SWEET16 yields MADPSFFVGILGNVISILVFTSPIGTFRRVVKNKSTEEFRWLPYVTTLLSTSLWAFYGLLKPGGLLIVTVNGAGAALQAVYVALYLAYAPRDTRMKMAKVVLAVNVSFFAAVVLVGLLVLHGAVRLFAVGLLCSALTIGMYAAPMAAMMTVVKTKSVEYMPFFLSFFLFLNGGIWSVYSLLVKDFFIGIPNAMGFAMGTAQLALYMAYRNKKKAVALKVDDGPEVDEEKGVVHLMGQVELGQRKVPSLKKGTSLPKTVSLASPLNGIGHIIKALSATPLELRNVMSQHERVRYEDANDDDEGRHSYPSK; encoded by the exons ATGGCCGACCCAAGCTTCTTCGTCGGAATCCTCG GGAACGTAATCTCCATACTGGTCTTCACGTCTCCAAT CGGGACGTTCCGGAGGGTGGTGAAGAACAAGAGCACGGAGGAGTTCAGGTGGCTGCCGTACGTGACCACCCTCCTCTCCACCTCCCTCTGGGCCTTCTACGGCCTCCTCAAGCCCGGCGGCCTCCTCATCGTCACCGTAAACGGCGCCGGTGCCGCGCTGCAGGCCGTCTACGTCGCGCTCTACCTCGCCTACGCCCCCAGGGACACGAGGATGAAGATGGCCAAGGTCGTGCTCGCCGTCAACGTCAGCTTCTTCGCCGCCGTCGTCCTGGTGGGGCTCCTGGTGCTGCACGGCGCCGTACGGCTCTTCGCGGTGGGGCTGCTCTGCTCCGCGCTCACCATCGGGATGTATGCCGCGCCCATGGCCGCAATG ATGACGGTGGTCAAGACCAAGAGCGTCGAGTACATGCCCTTCTTCCTGTCCTTTTTCCTCTTCCTCAACGGCGGCATCTGGAGCGTCTACTCCTTGCTCGTCAAGGACTTCTTCATCGGG ATCCCCAACGCCATGGGCTTCGCGATGGGCACGGCGCAGCTGGCGCTGTACATGGCTTACCGAAACAAGAAGAAGGCGGTGGCGCTCAAGGTCGACGACGGGCCGGAGGTTGACGAGGAGAAAGGCGTTGTGCACCTGATGGGGCAGGTGGAGCTGGGGCAGCGGAAGGTGCCCTCGCTGAAGAAGGGGACGAGCCTGCCGAAGACGGTGTCGCTGGCGTCGCCGCTCAACGGGATCGGGCACATCATCAAGGCCCTGTCCGCCACGCCCCTGGAGCTGCGCAACGTCATGAGCCAGCACGAGCGCGTCCGCTACGAGGACGcgaacgacgacgacgaggggcgCCACAGCTACCCGTCAAAGTGA